One genomic segment of Pseudomonas fortuita includes these proteins:
- the ispE gene encoding 4-(cytidine 5'-diphospho)-2-C-methyl-D-erythritol kinase, translated as MHTLTLPAPAKLNLWLHIIGRRADGYHELETVFQFLDHGDELSFAVRDDGVIRLHTEIEAVPHDSNLIVRAARKLQEQSGSPLGADIWLTKVLPMGGGIGGGSSDAATTLQALAHLWQLDWDEDRLAALGLSLGADVPVFVRGHAAFAQGVGEQLTPVDPEEPWYVVLVPQVSVSTVEIFSHPQLTRDSLPLNMRPVPEGNSRNDCQPVVEQSYPEVRNALNSLGKFTEARLTGTGSCVFGAFPSKAEADKVLALLSATQTGFVAKGSNISMLHRKLQSLVKKSSA; from the coding sequence ATGCACACGCTCACCCTGCCCGCCCCGGCCAAGCTCAACCTGTGGCTGCACATCATCGGGCGTCGCGCTGATGGCTATCACGAGCTGGAAACCGTATTCCAGTTTCTCGACCATGGCGACGAACTGAGTTTCGCCGTACGTGACGATGGCGTGATCCGCCTGCACACCGAGATCGAGGCAGTACCGCACGACAGCAACCTGATCGTGCGTGCTGCGCGCAAGCTGCAGGAACAGTCCGGCAGCCCATTGGGTGCCGATATCTGGCTGACCAAAGTGCTGCCCATGGGTGGCGGCATCGGCGGCGGCAGCTCGGACGCCGCAACCACCCTGCAGGCCCTCGCCCACCTGTGGCAACTGGACTGGGACGAAGACCGCCTGGCCGCACTGGGCCTGAGCCTGGGTGCCGACGTACCGGTATTCGTGCGCGGCCATGCGGCGTTCGCCCAGGGTGTGGGCGAACAGTTGACCCCGGTCGACCCTGAAGAGCCTTGGTATGTCGTGCTGGTGCCGCAAGTGTCTGTCAGCACAGTAGAAATTTTTTCACATCCGCAGTTGACACGTGATTCCCTCCCCCTTAATATGCGCCCCGTTCCCGAGGGAAACAGTCGAAATGACTGCCAACCGGTGGTAGAGCAGAGTTACCCAGAAGTTCGCAATGCGTTGAATTCACTGGGTAAATTCACTGAGGCTCGACTAACCGGCACTGGAAGTTGTGTGTTTGGGGCCTTCCCAAGCAAAGCCGAAGCTGATAAAGTTCTGGCCCTTCTTTCAGCGACCCAAACAGGGTTTGTGGCGAAAGGAAGCAATATTTCGATGTTGCATCGCAAGCTGCAAAGTCTGGTCAAGAAGTCGAGCGCATAA
- the lolB gene encoding lipoprotein insertase outer membrane protein LolB, producing MFLRHCITFTLIALLAGCAGFGSREALQGHGDPQQWRAHKAQLSSLDGWQINGKVGIRAPRDSGSGTLFWLQRQDYYDIRLAGPLGRGAARLTGRPGGVVLEVANQGRFEATSPEALLEEQLGWQLPVSHLVWWVRGLPAPDSKSKLTLDGDSRLASLDQDGWQVQYLSYTEQNGYWLPERLKLHGKNLDVTLVVKDWQPRQLGH from the coding sequence ATGTTCCTGCGCCATTGCATCACCTTCACCCTGATCGCCCTGCTGGCTGGCTGTGCCGGCTTCGGTAGCCGCGAGGCCCTGCAAGGGCACGGCGACCCGCAGCAGTGGCGCGCCCATAAAGCGCAGTTGAGCAGCCTTGATGGCTGGCAGATCAACGGCAAAGTCGGCATCCGCGCGCCGCGCGATTCAGGTAGCGGCACGCTCTTCTGGCTGCAGCGCCAGGACTATTACGACATTCGCCTGGCTGGCCCACTCGGCCGTGGTGCCGCACGACTGACCGGCCGCCCCGGTGGCGTTGTGCTCGAAGTGGCCAACCAGGGCCGCTTCGAGGCCACCAGCCCGGAAGCCCTGCTGGAAGAGCAGCTCGGCTGGCAGCTGCCAGTATCGCACCTGGTGTGGTGGGTCCGCGGCCTGCCCGCCCCCGACAGCAAGAGCAAGCTGACTCTGGACGGCGACAGCCGCCTGGCCAGCCTTGACCAGGATGGCTGGCAGGTGCAGTACCTGAGCTACACCGAACAGAATGGCTATTGGTTGCCCGAGCGCCTGAAACTGCACGGCAAGAATCTGGACGTGACCCTGGTGGTCAAGGACTGGCAGCCACGCCAGCTGGGGCACTGA
- a CDS encoding tetratricopeptide repeat protein — protein MNKPYALLLAFALLQGCQNLAPQKAEPPIAEAGKGEAEKPVVYGSFKQDTLYSLLVAELAGQRNRFDIALANYTDQAAKTQDPGVSERAYRIAEYLGADEPALDNALVWARNDPQNLDAQRAAAIQLARAGRYDDAMAYMEKVLQGQGDTHFDFLALSAAETDQSTRDGLLQSFERLLVKYPDNGQLIFGKALLLNQDGKAEEALELLESHPTQNGEIAPILLRARLLQALDRGPEALPLLRGAIRDNPDDKRLRLTYARTLVEQDRIGDAKGEFLSLVQQYPDDDELRYSLALVCLENKDWDEAEGYLQELVERDSNVDAAHLNLGRIREERHDPAGALREYALVGPGPDYLPAQLRQADILIANGRGTEASRLLAEAREAQPDYAIQLFLIESESYSNNNKDAQASQVLQQAIQRYPDDLNLLYTRAMLAEKRDDLGQLEKDLRAIIAREPENAMALNALGYTLADRTTRYTEAKALIDKAHQLTPDDPAVLDSLGWVNYRLGNLDEAETYLRQAFANFPDHEVAAHLGEVLWANGKRREARQVWAKGFEAQADSPILRKTLLRLTGSETL, from the coding sequence ATGAACAAACCATACGCATTGCTGCTTGCCTTCGCCCTGCTCCAGGGCTGCCAGAACCTGGCCCCGCAAAAGGCCGAGCCTCCCATCGCCGAAGCCGGCAAGGGCGAGGCGGAAAAGCCCGTGGTGTATGGCTCGTTCAAGCAGGACACGCTTTACAGCCTGCTGGTCGCGGAACTGGCTGGCCAGCGCAACCGCTTCGATATCGCCTTGGCCAACTACACCGACCAGGCAGCAAAAACCCAGGACCCCGGGGTTTCCGAGCGTGCCTACCGCATTGCCGAATACCTCGGCGCCGACGAGCCGGCGCTGGATAACGCGCTGGTCTGGGCCCGCAATGACCCGCAGAACCTCGACGCCCAGCGCGCCGCCGCCATCCAGCTAGCCCGCGCCGGCCGTTATGACGACGCCATGGCCTACATGGAAAAAGTGCTGCAGGGCCAAGGCGACACTCACTTCGACTTCCTCGCCTTGTCAGCCGCCGAAACCGACCAGAGCACCCGCGACGGCTTGCTGCAAAGCTTCGAGCGCCTGCTGGTGAAATACCCCGACAACGGCCAGCTGATATTCGGCAAGGCACTGCTGCTGAACCAGGACGGCAAGGCTGAAGAGGCGCTGGAGCTGCTCGAATCGCACCCGACGCAAAACGGCGAAATTGCCCCGATCCTGCTGCGCGCCCGCCTGCTTCAGGCCCTGGACCGTGGCCCCGAGGCCCTGCCGCTGCTGCGCGGCGCGATCCGCGACAACCCGGATGACAAGCGCCTGCGCCTGACCTATGCCCGCACCCTGGTCGAACAGGACCGCATCGGCGATGCCAAGGGCGAGTTCCTCAGCCTGGTCCAGCAATACCCCGACGATGACGAGCTGCGTTACTCACTGGCCCTGGTGTGCCTGGAAAACAAAGACTGGGATGAAGCCGAAGGCTACCTGCAGGAGCTGGTCGAGCGCGACAGCAACGTCGACGCCGCACACCTGAACCTGGGCCGCATCCGCGAAGAACGCCACGACCCCGCTGGCGCCCTGCGCGAGTACGCCCTGGTCGGCCCTGGCCCCGATTACCTGCCGGCGCAGCTGCGCCAGGCCGACATCCTGATTGCCAACGGCCGCGGCACCGAGGCTTCACGCCTGCTCGCCGAGGCCCGCGAAGCCCAGCCGGACTACGCCATCCAGCTGTTCCTGATCGAATCGGAAAGTTACAGCAACAACAACAAGGACGCCCAGGCCAGCCAGGTGCTGCAGCAAGCCATCCAGCGCTACCCGGACGACCTCAACCTGCTGTACACGCGCGCCATGCTGGCCGAAAAGCGCGACGACCTTGGCCAACTGGAAAAGGACCTGCGCGCCATCATCGCCCGCGAGCCGGAAAATGCCATGGCCTTGAACGCCCTGGGCTACACCCTGGCCGACCGTACCACCCGCTACACCGAAGCCAAGGCGCTGATTGACAAGGCCCACCAGCTGACCCCGGACGACCCGGCGGTACTCGACAGCCTGGGCTGGGTCAATTACCGTCTGGGCAACCTCGACGAGGCTGAAACCTACCTGCGCCAAGCCTTTGCCAACTTCCCCGACCACGAAGTGGCCGCCCACCTGGGCGAAGTGCTGTGGGCTAATGGCAAGCGCCGCGAAGCCCGCCAGGTATGGGCCAAGGGCTTCGAAGCCCAGGCCGACAGCCCCATCCTGCGCAAAACCCTTTTGCGCCTGACCGGATCCGAGACCCTTTAA
- the hemA gene encoding glutamyl-tRNA reductase: protein MAFLALGINHKTASVDVRERVAFTPEQLVDALQQLCRLTSSREAAILSTCNRSELYIEQDHLSADAVLQWLADYHRLSLDELRASAYVHEEHDAVKHMMRVASGLDSLVLGEPQILGQMKSAYAVAREAGTVGPLLGRLFQATFSAAKQVRTDTAIGENPVSVAFAAVSLAKQIFSDLGRSQALLIGAGETITLVARHLHEQGVRRIVVANRTLERASTLAEQFGAHAVLLADIPQELANSDIVISSTASQLPILGKGAVESALKQRRHKPIFMVDIAVPRDIEPEVGELDDVYLYTVDDLHDVVAENLKSRQGAAQAAEELVSVGAEDFMLRLRELAAVDVLKAYRQQSERLRDDELQKAQRLLANGGNPEDVLAQLARGLTNKLLHAPSVQLKKLSAEGRLDALAMAQELFALNEGSTDKSPQ, encoded by the coding sequence ATGGCCTTTCTTGCACTTGGTATCAACCATAAGACTGCCTCGGTAGACGTACGCGAGCGCGTGGCGTTTACCCCAGAGCAGCTGGTAGACGCCCTGCAGCAGCTCTGCCGGCTGACTTCCAGCCGCGAAGCGGCGATCCTGTCGACCTGCAACCGCAGCGAGCTCTATATAGAGCAGGACCACTTGTCTGCCGACGCCGTGCTGCAATGGCTGGCCGACTATCACCGCCTCAGCCTGGACGAGTTGCGCGCCAGTGCCTACGTGCATGAAGAGCATGATGCCGTTAAGCACATGATGCGCGTGGCTTCGGGCCTGGACTCGCTGGTGCTCGGCGAGCCGCAGATCCTCGGCCAGATGAAGTCAGCCTACGCCGTGGCGCGGGAGGCCGGCACCGTCGGCCCGTTGCTCGGGCGCCTGTTCCAGGCCACCTTCAGCGCCGCCAAGCAGGTGCGCACCGACACCGCCATTGGTGAAAACCCGGTATCGGTGGCGTTTGCCGCAGTCAGCCTGGCCAAACAGATTTTCAGCGACCTGGGCCGCAGCCAGGCCTTGTTGATCGGTGCCGGCGAAACCATCACCCTGGTCGCACGCCACCTGCATGAGCAAGGCGTGCGGCGTATCGTCGTGGCCAACCGTACCCTGGAGCGGGCCAGTACCCTGGCCGAGCAGTTTGGCGCACACGCCGTACTGCTGGCCGACATCCCCCAGGAACTGGCCAACAGCGACATCGTCATCAGTTCCACCGCCAGCCAGTTGCCCATCCTGGGCAAGGGCGCGGTCGAGAGTGCGCTGAAACAGCGCCGGCACAAGCCGATCTTCATGGTCGACATTGCCGTGCCGCGCGACATCGAACCTGAAGTCGGCGAGCTGGACGACGTGTACCTGTACACTGTCGATGACCTGCATGACGTGGTGGCGGAAAACCTCAAGAGCCGCCAGGGCGCAGCCCAGGCGGCTGAAGAACTGGTCTCGGTGGGCGCCGAGGATTTCATGCTGCGCCTGCGTGAACTGGCGGCGGTGGACGTGCTCAAGGCCTACCGCCAGCAGAGCGAGCGCCTGCGTGACGACGAATTGCAAAAGGCCCAGCGCCTGCTGGCCAACGGCGGCAACCCCGAGGACGTACTGGCCCAACTGGCCCGGGGGCTGACCAACAAACTCCTGCATGCGCCCAGCGTGCAGTTGAAAAAGCTCTCGGCCGAGGGCCGCCTTGATGCGCTGGCCATGGCCCAGGAACTCTTTGCCCTCAACGAGGGCTCCACGGACAAATCCCCGCAATGA
- the prfA gene encoding peptide chain release factor 1 yields MKASLLNKLDILQDRFEELTALLGDAEVISDQTRFRAYSREYAEVEPVYAAYKEWCKVQGDLEGAQALLKDSDPDLREMAVEEVREAKEQLLTLEAKLQRMLLPKDPNDGRNVFLEIRAGTGGDEAAIFSGDLFRMYSRYAEKRGWRLEILSENEGEHGGYKEIIARVEGEHVYGKLKFESGAHRVQRVPETESQGRVHTSACTVAVLPEPDEQAAIEINPADLRVDTYRASGAGGQHVNKTDSAIRITHLPTGIVVECQEERSQHKNRARAMSWLSAKLNDMQTSAAQNAIASERKLLVGSGDRSERIRTYNYPQGRVTDHRINLTLYSLDDILSGGVDAVIEPLLAEYQADQLAALGD; encoded by the coding sequence ATGAAAGCGTCGCTGCTGAACAAACTGGATATCCTCCAGGACCGCTTCGAAGAGCTCACCGCACTGCTCGGTGATGCTGAGGTCATTTCCGACCAGACGCGCTTTCGCGCGTATTCCCGTGAATATGCCGAGGTCGAGCCGGTCTACGCTGCTTATAAAGAGTGGTGCAAAGTCCAGGGTGACCTTGAGGGCGCCCAGGCATTGCTCAAGGACAGCGACCCGGACCTGCGTGAAATGGCCGTGGAAGAAGTGCGTGAAGCCAAGGAACAGCTGCTGACGCTGGAGGCGAAGCTGCAACGCATGCTGCTGCCCAAAGACCCCAACGACGGCCGCAACGTGTTCCTCGAAATTCGCGCCGGTACGGGTGGCGACGAGGCGGCCATCTTCTCTGGCGACCTGTTCCGCATGTATTCGCGCTACGCCGAAAAACGCGGCTGGCGCCTGGAGATCTTGTCCGAGAACGAAGGCGAGCACGGCGGCTACAAGGAAATCATCGCCCGTGTCGAGGGTGAGCACGTGTACGGCAAGCTCAAGTTCGAGTCTGGCGCACACCGTGTTCAGCGCGTGCCGGAAACCGAATCCCAAGGCCGCGTGCACACCTCCGCCTGCACAGTGGCGGTGCTGCCCGAGCCGGACGAACAAGCAGCCATCGAAATCAACCCGGCCGATCTGCGCGTGGACACCTACCGTGCATCGGGCGCGGGTGGTCAGCACGTGAACAAGACCGACTCGGCGATCCGTATTACCCACTTGCCCACCGGTATCGTGGTCGAGTGCCAGGAAGAGCGTTCGCAGCACAAGAACCGCGCCCGTGCCATGTCCTGGCTGTCGGCCAAGCTCAACGACATGCAGACCAGCGCAGCACAGAATGCCATTGCCAGCGAGCGCAAACTGCTGGTGGGGTCCGGTGACCGTTCCGAGCGCATCCGCACCTACAATTATCCACAGGGTCGGGTAACCGATCACCGTATCAACCTGACCTTGTACTCGCTGGACGACATCCTCAGCGGTGGCGTGGACGCAGTGATCGAACCGCTGCTGGCCGAATACCAGGCCGATCAACTGGCTGCCCTGGGGGACTGA
- the prmC gene encoding peptide chain release factor N(5)-glutamine methyltransferase, whose translation MTIIASLLRNAQLPESPTERLDAELLLAAAIGKSRSYLHTWPERIVSSEDAQTYAGYLQRRRGGEPVAYILGQQGFWTIDLEVAPHTLIPRPDTELLVETALELQPASPAKVLDLGTGTGAIALALASDRPAWQLTAVDRVEEAAALAERNRQRLGLSNAQVRVSHWFDSLAGERFDLIVSNPPYIAAADPHLVAGDVRFEPSSALVAGADGLDDLRVIVAQAPAHLLPGGWLLLEHGYDQAAAVRALLAEQGFIEVASRTDLGGHERITLGRLPC comes from the coding sequence ATGACCATCATCGCCAGCTTGCTGCGCAACGCGCAGCTGCCCGAGTCGCCCACCGAGCGGCTGGATGCCGAATTGCTGCTGGCTGCTGCCATCGGCAAGTCGCGCAGCTACCTGCACACCTGGCCCGAGCGAATCGTCAGCAGCGAAGATGCCCAGACTTACGCCGGTTACCTTCAGCGCCGCCGTGGCGGCGAGCCGGTCGCTTACATCCTCGGGCAGCAGGGCTTCTGGACGATCGACCTGGAAGTGGCGCCGCATACCCTGATCCCGCGGCCGGATACCGAGCTGTTGGTCGAGACTGCCCTTGAGCTGCAACCCGCCTCGCCGGCCAAGGTCCTTGACCTGGGCACCGGTACCGGTGCGATTGCCCTGGCCCTGGCCAGCGATCGCCCGGCCTGGCAGCTGACTGCAGTTGACCGGGTGGAAGAAGCCGCTGCCCTGGCCGAGCGCAACCGCCAACGTTTGGGTCTGAGCAACGCGCAGGTGCGGGTAAGCCACTGGTTCGACAGCCTGGCCGGCGAGCGTTTCGACCTGATTGTCAGCAACCCCCCCTATATTGCCGCCGCAGACCCACACCTGGTGGCCGGTGACGTGCGCTTCGAGCCCAGCAGTGCACTGGTGGCCGGTGCCGATGGCCTGGACGACCTGCGCGTGATCGTTGCCCAGGCCCCCGCGCACCTGTTGCCCGGTGGCTGGTTGCTGTTGGAACATGGCTACGACCAGGCAGCGGCGGTACGCGCTTTGCTGGCTGAGCAAGGCTTTATCGAGGTCGCCAGCCGAACGGACCTGGGCGGCCATGAACGCATTACCCTGGGGCGCCTGCCATGCTGA
- a CDS encoding molybdopterin-synthase adenylyltransferase MoeB encodes MLSDQELLRYSRQVLLAQIDIDGQLRLKQSKALIVGLGGLGSPVALYLAAAGVGELHLADFDTVDLTNLQRQVIHDSASVGMSKVDSALQRLQAINPEIGLVAHRQALDEDSLAAAVAAVDLVLDCSDNFATREAVNAACMAAGKPLVSGAAIRLEGQLSVFDPRRDYSPCYHCLYGHGSDDELTCSEAGVIGPLVGLVGSLQALEAMKLLAGFGEPLVGRLLLIDALGTRIRELRVKRDPACAVCGKRDG; translated from the coding sequence ATGCTGAGTGATCAGGAACTTCTGCGTTACAGCCGGCAGGTATTGCTGGCCCAGATCGACATCGACGGCCAGTTACGGCTCAAGCAGAGCAAGGCACTGATTGTCGGCCTTGGCGGCCTGGGCTCCCCGGTGGCACTGTACCTGGCTGCCGCCGGGGTGGGTGAGCTGCACCTGGCCGACTTCGACACCGTCGACCTGACCAACCTGCAACGCCAGGTGATTCACGACAGTGCCAGCGTCGGCATGAGCAAGGTCGATTCGGCCTTGCAGCGCTTGCAGGCAATAAACCCGGAGATCGGTCTGGTTGCCCATCGCCAAGCCCTGGACGAAGATTCGCTGGCTGCCGCTGTGGCGGCAGTCGACCTGGTGCTGGACTGCTCCGACAATTTCGCTACTCGTGAAGCGGTCAACGCGGCCTGTATGGCTGCTGGCAAACCACTGGTGAGCGGCGCGGCGATCCGCCTTGAAGGGCAGTTGTCGGTGTTTGACCCTCGGCGCGACTACAGCCCCTGCTACCACTGTCTGTACGGGCATGGCAGTGACGATGAACTGACCTGCAGCGAAGCTGGCGTGATCGGCCCGCTGGTGGGTTTGGTGGGCAGCCTGCAAGCGCTGGAGGCAATGAAGCTGCTGGCCGGCTTCGGCGAACCGCTGGTGGGTCGTCTGCTGTTGATCGATGCTCTCGGCACCCGTATCCGTGAGCTGCGCGTCAAGCGCGACCCGGCTTGCGCAGTTTGCGGCAAGCGCGATGGCTGA
- the murI gene encoding glutamate racemase, which produces MAERSAPVGVMDSGVGGLSVLAEIQRLLPNETLLYVADCGHVPYGEKSPDYIRERCRHIAGFFQAQGAKAMVLACNTATVAAVADLRELYPTWPLVGMEPAVKPAAAATRSGVVGVLATTGTLQSAKFAALLDRFANDVQVITQPCPGLVELIETGDLASPALRQMLLGYVQPLLAAGCDTLILGCTHYPFLRPLLADLVPADVAIIDTGAAVARQLQRLLGANDLLAEGPAGDTRFWTSADPEFLRKILPVLWHKSDDVQSFAL; this is translated from the coding sequence ATGGCTGAGCGTTCGGCGCCGGTCGGCGTGATGGACTCGGGGGTCGGCGGTTTGTCGGTACTCGCCGAAATCCAGCGCCTGCTGCCCAACGAGACGCTGCTGTATGTGGCCGACTGCGGCCATGTGCCTTACGGTGAGAAGTCGCCGGACTATATACGCGAGCGCTGCCGGCATATTGCCGGGTTCTTCCAGGCACAAGGCGCCAAAGCCATGGTCCTGGCCTGTAACACCGCCACGGTGGCGGCGGTGGCTGACTTGCGCGAGCTGTACCCGACTTGGCCGCTGGTGGGCATGGAGCCGGCCGTGAAGCCTGCTGCTGCCGCCACCCGCTCGGGCGTGGTCGGTGTACTGGCAACTACCGGTACCTTGCAAAGTGCCAAGTTTGCAGCGCTGCTGGACCGCTTCGCCAATGACGTCCAGGTGATTACTCAGCCATGCCCTGGGCTGGTCGAGCTGATCGAGACCGGTGACCTGGCCAGCCCGGCGCTTCGCCAGATGCTGCTTGGCTATGTGCAGCCGTTGCTGGCCGCCGGCTGCGATACGCTGATCCTCGGTTGCACGCATTACCCCTTCTTGCGCCCGTTACTGGCCGACCTGGTGCCAGCGGACGTGGCGATCATCGACACCGGCGCCGCTGTGGCGCGTCAACTGCAAAGGCTGCTGGGTGCCAATGACCTGTTAGCCGAAGGCCCGGCCGGCGACACCCGCTTCTGGACCAGCGCTGACCCAGAATTCCTCCGAAAAATCCTGCCTGTGCTGTGGCATAAGTCCGACGATGTGCAAAGCTTTGCGTTGTGA
- a CDS encoding acyloxyacyl hydrolase, which produces MRKLLGLAAAAAFTLGQAMSAQAADISVSVGQTGDSTMVYRLGLQSNWDASWWQTSVGRLTGYWDGAYTYWDGDETASNHSLSFAPVFVYEFAGESVKPYIEAGIGVAAFSSTELESNELGSAFQFEDRIGFGLRFAGGHEIGVRAIHYSNAGIKEPNDGVESYSLHYRMAL; this is translated from the coding sequence ATGAGGAAACTGCTCGGCTTGGCGGCGGCTGCCGCCTTTACTTTGGGTCAAGCAATGTCGGCACAGGCTGCCGACATTTCGGTTTCGGTGGGGCAGACCGGTGACTCGACCATGGTCTACCGGCTAGGGCTGCAATCGAACTGGGACGCAAGCTGGTGGCAGACCAGTGTTGGTCGGCTGACCGGATATTGGGATGGGGCCTATACGTATTGGGACGGCGACGAGACGGCGAGCAACCATAGCTTGTCGTTCGCGCCAGTGTTCGTTTACGAATTTGCCGGGGAGTCGGTGAAGCCCTACATCGAAGCGGGGATCGGTGTAGCCGCGTTCTCCAGCACCGAGCTGGAAAGCAACGAGCTGGGCTCGGCATTCCAGTTCGAGGACCGCATCGGCTTTGGTTTGCGCTTTGCAGGGGGGCATGAGATCGGGGTGCGGGCGATCCATTATTCCAATGCGGGCATCAAAGAGCCTAACGATGGTGTGGAGAGCTATAGCTTGCACTACCGCATGGCGCTCTGA
- a CDS encoding SDR family oxidoreductase, translating into MTNSRSFWVTGASNGLGLALVERLLEQGHRVAASTKESDELERLAAQHGRRFLRLPWQLHAEPNAADACQQIGHAWCSLDGLIINAGTSDYLPDDVADSDLFEAIVTSNQLAAEQCLGHALPLLAKGDSPQVLAVFNRYSALQLYAPTQVTAGWNNLPQWMREQRQALKAQGVGLTIVGPQSLKVAVTSAQAIPEQWTPQSVAEALLRRWPQAEPELVLEALELSSLWPLTR; encoded by the coding sequence TTGACTAACTCACGCAGTTTTTGGGTTACGGGCGCCAGCAATGGGCTAGGTCTGGCTTTGGTGGAACGCTTGCTCGAACAGGGCCACCGCGTTGCCGCCAGTACGAAGGAAAGCGATGAACTGGAAAGATTGGCAGCACAACATGGTCGGCGATTCTTGCGCCTGCCCTGGCAGTTGCATGCCGAGCCAAATGCAGCGGATGCCTGCCAGCAGATAGGCCATGCCTGGTGCTCGCTGGATGGTCTGATCATCAATGCCGGTACCAGCGATTATCTGCCAGACGACGTAGCGGACAGCGACCTGTTCGAGGCGATCGTCACAAGCAACCAGCTGGCGGCTGAGCAGTGCCTTGGCCATGCCTTGCCCCTGCTGGCCAAGGGGGATTCACCGCAGGTGTTGGCAGTGTTCAACCGCTATTCGGCATTGCAATTGTATGCCCCGACGCAGGTAACTGCAGGCTGGAACAACCTGCCGCAGTGGATGCGTGAGCAGCGCCAGGCCTTGAAAGCTCAAGGGGTAGGCCTGACCATAGTAGGGCCACAGTCGCTCAAGGTAGCGGTGACGTCGGCGCAGGCGATACCGGAGCAATGGACGCCACAGAGCGTTGCTGAAGCGTTGTTGCGTCGGTGGCCGCAAGCTGAACCGGAACTGGTTCTGGAGGCGCTGGAACTCAGCAGCCTATGGCCGTTGACGCGCTAA
- the phrB gene encoding deoxyribodipyrimidine photo-lyase, producing MHLTWLRSDLRIDDNTALSAATERGPTIALWLISPGQWQAHDDAACKVDFWLRSLRDLRQSLEGLNIPLLIRKIDTWEQAPQAVLEVCRQHQVASVHWNEEYGINEQRRDDATRALLEKSGIQAHSHLDQLLFRPGTILTRSGDYFQVFSQFKKTCLEHLHRSLPALAHRVKRQAPLHIPADPVPQHVDGFETPARALREHWPAGEAQAQGRLSRFLDEAIDDYQQLRDLPAKPGTSQLSPYLAAGVISPRQCLHGALASNRGEFDSGSTGVQTWINELLWREFYKHILCGYPQVSRHRAFRAQTEALPWRDAPADLEAWEQGRTGFPIIDAAMRQLLHTGWMHNRLRMIVAMFLSKNLLIDWRKGERHFMRHLIDGDLAANNGGWQWSASTGTDAVPYFRIFNPISQSQRFDPQGHFIRHWLPDLRDIDEKNIHEPMKSRDLFATNLYHSPMVDLSSSRQRAIEAFKGLPRRQD from the coding sequence ATGCACCTGACCTGGCTGCGCAGTGACCTGCGCATCGATGACAACACCGCGCTCAGCGCCGCCACCGAGCGCGGGCCCACCATCGCCCTGTGGCTGATCAGCCCCGGGCAATGGCAGGCCCATGATGACGCCGCCTGCAAAGTCGATTTCTGGCTGCGCAGCCTGCGCGACCTGCGCCAATCGCTGGAAGGCCTGAATATCCCCCTGCTGATCCGCAAGATAGACACCTGGGAGCAGGCACCACAAGCCGTGCTGGAGGTATGCCGCCAACATCAGGTGGCAAGCGTTCACTGGAACGAAGAGTACGGCATCAACGAGCAGCGCCGCGATGATGCCACCCGCGCCCTGCTAGAAAAGTCGGGCATTCAGGCACACAGCCACCTCGACCAGCTGTTGTTCCGCCCGGGCACCATCCTCACCCGCAGTGGCGATTATTTTCAGGTTTTCAGCCAGTTCAAGAAAACCTGCCTGGAGCACCTGCATCGCAGCCTGCCCGCGTTGGCCCACCGGGTTAAGCGGCAGGCACCGCTGCACATCCCTGCCGACCCTGTTCCGCAACACGTGGACGGTTTTGAAACACCCGCCCGCGCTCTGCGTGAACACTGGCCAGCGGGTGAAGCGCAGGCGCAGGGGCGGCTGTCCCGCTTTCTCGACGAAGCCATTGATGACTACCAGCAACTGCGTGACCTGCCTGCCAAACCTGGTACCAGCCAGCTTTCGCCTTACCTGGCCGCCGGCGTGATATCGCCTCGCCAGTGCCTGCACGGTGCACTGGCCAGCAACCGGGGCGAATTCGACAGTGGCAGTACGGGCGTGCAGACCTGGATCAACGAGCTGCTCTGGCGCGAGTTCTACAAGCACATCCTGTGCGGTTACCCTCAGGTCTCGCGACACCGTGCCTTCCGCGCCCAGACCGAAGCCCTGCCCTGGCGTGATGCACCGGCCGACCTTGAAGCCTGGGAACAGGGCCGTACGGGTTTCCCGATCATCGACGCCGCCATGCGCCAGTTGCTCCACACCGGATGGATGCATAATCGGCTGCGCATGATCGTGGCCATGTTCCTCAGCAAGAACCTGCTGATCGACTGGCGCAAGGGCGAGCGGCACTTCATGCGCCACTTGATAGACGGTGACCTGGCGGCCAACAATGGCGGCTGGCAGTGGAGCGCGTCCACCGGAACGGACGCAGTGCCCTACTTCCGTATCTTCAACCCGATTTCACAGTCTCAGCGTTTCGACCCTCAGGGGCATTTCATTCGGCACTGGCTGCCGGACCTACGTGACATAGATGAGAAAAATATCCATGAACCGATGAAATCCAGGGATCTATTTGCTACTAATTTGTATCACAGTCCTATGGTCGATCTCAGCAGCAGTCGCCAGCGTGCAATAGAAGCTTTCAAGGGCCTTCCCCGCCGGCAGGATTAG